A part of Bosea sp. (in: a-proteobacteria) genomic DNA contains:
- a CDS encoding site-specific integrase, whose translation MKAHLTERNVKGLQPKQKNIIVYDEEVVGFGVRITSGGTRAFILTYRIEARERRLTIGAWPDWSVTAAREEAKRLKREIDQGRDPMAERDEARESPNVRQLIDRYLEEHAAKLAKRNRDDQASMLRKLVEPAWGPRKAAEIQPDDVDRLLRQIAGGTPGKRGRKPTPVRANRLGEILRKMFNLAIRWRIRTDNPAAGFARNAEAPRDRYLSTDEIGRLSAALDAHPNRRAADAVRLILLTGARRGEVLSARWEQFDLEAAVWIKPAATTKQRRLHRAPISASAAALLRTIRLRVPEECEWVFPGDAEGKPLQDIKRFWEDVRAKAELPAVRIHDLRHTFASLLVSGGMTLPMIGKLLGHTQVQTTQRYAHLLDDPLRAGLEQVGEMLSNRPWLKPNVSG comes from the coding sequence ATGAAGGCGCATCTTACCGAACGCAATGTGAAGGGGCTTCAACCGAAGCAGAAGAACATCATCGTCTATGACGAGGAGGTTGTCGGCTTCGGCGTGCGCATCACCAGCGGCGGCACGCGCGCTTTCATCCTGACCTATCGGATAGAGGCGCGGGAACGCCGCCTCACCATCGGCGCATGGCCGGATTGGTCGGTCACCGCCGCCCGGGAAGAGGCCAAGCGCCTTAAGCGCGAAATCGATCAGGGCCGCGATCCTATGGCGGAACGCGACGAAGCCCGGGAGTCGCCGAACGTTCGGCAACTGATCGACCGCTATCTCGAAGAACACGCCGCCAAGCTTGCGAAGCGCAACCGCGACGATCAGGCGTCGATGCTGCGCAAGCTGGTCGAGCCTGCCTGGGGACCGCGCAAGGCGGCAGAGATCCAGCCCGATGATGTTGATCGGCTGCTGCGCCAGATCGCCGGTGGCACGCCGGGAAAACGAGGCCGCAAGCCGACGCCGGTGCGAGCGAACCGCCTCGGCGAAATCCTGCGCAAGATGTTCAACCTCGCGATCCGCTGGCGCATCCGCACTGACAATCCCGCCGCAGGCTTCGCCCGGAATGCTGAAGCGCCTCGGGATCGCTATCTCTCAACGGACGAAATCGGGCGGTTGTCAGCTGCGCTCGATGCCCATCCGAACCGGCGCGCCGCCGATGCGGTGCGCCTGATCCTGCTCACCGGCGCGCGGCGCGGCGAAGTGCTGAGTGCGCGCTGGGAGCAATTCGATCTCGAAGCCGCTGTCTGGATCAAGCCTGCGGCTACCACCAAGCAACGCCGTCTGCATCGCGCGCCGATCAGCGCTTCCGCCGCCGCGTTGCTGCGCACGATCCGGCTGCGCGTGCCCGAAGAATGCGAATGGGTGTTTCCGGGTGACGCCGAAGGCAAGCCGCTTCAGGACATAAAGCGGTTCTGGGAAGATGTCCGGGCGAAGGCCGAACTGCCCGCAGTCCGCATCCATGATCTGCGCCACACCTTCGCGTCGCTGCTCGTTTCAGGCGGCATGACGCTGCCGATGATCGGCAAGCTCCTCGGCCATACGCAGGTTCAGACCACCCAGCGCTACGCCCACCTGCTGGACGATCCTCTTCGCGCAGGGCTTGAACAGGTAGGGGAAATGCTGAGTAACAGACCCTGGTTGAAACCCAACGTAAGCGGTTAG
- a CDS encoding IS66 family transposase, giving the protein MDLPLNTLPDDVDALKAMVLALARAQAQGDVRLRAAEAEIARLEAIEQSANERIANLTLIMKVLQRAQHGKRSERLCAGGPGVLDDEQIAFAFEEVETGLSSVQSELDRGARDKPKRAPRPRKGFAAHLERIEEVIEPELPAGYEGLEKVLISEDRSERLDVIPPKFRVIVTRRPKYAFRGHDGVIQALAPAHIIEAGLPTERLLAFIAVSKYADGLPLYRQEAIYLRDGVEISRSLMAQWMGHLGFELQILADYILEKIKEGERIFADETSLPTLAPGSGKATKAWLWAYARDDRPYGGTSPPMVAYRFEDGRGAECVARHLSGYNGILQVDGYVAYSSLAKSQAKSQAKSQAKSQAKSHAKSQAKSHAKSQAKTGSTETMRLAGCWAHLRRRFYDLHISGVSQAATDSVMAMTELWRVEDDVRGRNADTRAKLRQEKSAPVVARLFDLWERELGKVSGKSKTAEAIRYALARREALERFLSDGRIEIDSNIVERAIRPQTITRKNSLFAGSEGGGRTWATLGTLLQTARMNNVDPLDWLSQTLAHIAQGWPASKIDALMPWNFRSNALS; this is encoded by the coding sequence ATGGATTTACCCCTGAACACCTTGCCGGACGACGTGGATGCGCTCAAGGCGATGGTGCTCGCCCTGGCGCGTGCGCAGGCGCAAGGGGATGTTCGATTAAGAGCCGCGGAGGCTGAAATCGCCCGGCTGGAGGCGATCGAACAGAGCGCCAACGAGCGGATTGCCAACCTGACGCTGATCATGAAGGTCTTGCAGCGCGCGCAACATGGCAAGCGCTCTGAACGGCTCTGCGCCGGTGGTCCTGGGGTCCTCGACGACGAGCAGATTGCCTTTGCCTTCGAGGAGGTGGAGACCGGCCTTTCGAGCGTCCAGAGCGAACTCGACCGGGGCGCCAGGGACAAGCCGAAACGCGCTCCACGCCCGCGCAAAGGCTTTGCTGCGCATCTTGAGCGCATCGAGGAGGTCATCGAGCCGGAACTCCCCGCTGGATATGAGGGCCTGGAGAAGGTGCTGATCAGCGAAGACCGTTCCGAACGGCTCGATGTCATTCCGCCGAAGTTCAGGGTCATCGTGACGCGCCGTCCCAAATATGCCTTCCGTGGCCATGACGGCGTGATCCAGGCGCTCGCACCGGCACACATCATCGAAGCCGGATTGCCAACGGAACGGCTGCTCGCCTTTATCGCGGTCTCCAAATATGCCGACGGTCTTCCGCTTTACCGTCAGGAGGCGATCTACCTGCGCGACGGGGTCGAGATCAGCCGATCCCTGATGGCCCAATGGATGGGCCATCTTGGGTTTGAACTGCAGATACTGGCCGATTACATCCTCGAAAAGATCAAGGAGGGTGAGCGGATCTTTGCCGACGAAACGAGCTTGCCCACTCTGGCTCCCGGATCGGGGAAAGCAACCAAGGCCTGGTTATGGGCCTACGCGCGCGATGATCGCCCCTATGGCGGCACCAGTCCGCCAATGGTGGCCTATCGCTTCGAAGACGGCAGAGGCGCTGAATGTGTGGCCCGTCATCTGTCCGGGTACAACGGCATCCTGCAGGTCGATGGATACGTGGCCTATAGCAGCCTTGCCAAGAGCCAGGCCAAGAGCCAGGCCAAGAGCCAGGCCAAGAGCCAGGCCAAGAGCCACGCCAAGAGCCAGGCCAAGAGCCACGCCAAAAGCCAGGCCAAAACCGGCAGCACAGAAACGATGAGGCTTGCCGGATGCTGGGCGCATCTCAGGCGCAGGTTCTACGATCTGCACATCAGCGGCGTCTCGCAGGCTGCCACGGACAGCGTCATGGCCATGACCGAGCTGTGGAGGGTCGAAGATGACGTGCGCGGCCGGAATGCAGACACCCGCGCGAAGCTCCGGCAGGAAAAGTCTGCGCCTGTCGTCGCGCGCCTCTTCGATCTTTGGGAACGGGAGCTCGGCAAGGTCTCCGGCAAGTCCAAGACGGCGGAAGCAATCCGCTATGCGCTCGCCCGCCGTGAAGCACTCGAACGGTTCCTCTCCGACGGTCGCATTGAAATCGACTCCAACATCGTCGAACGGGCCATCAGGCCCCAAACCATTACGCGAAAGAACAGCCTCTTTGCCGGAAGTGAAGGCGGTGGCAGGACCTGGGCTACACTGGGAACGCTTCTGCAAACCGCCAGGATGAACAATGTCGATCCTCTCGACTGGCTGTCGCAAACCCTCGCGCATATCGCCCAAGGATGGCCCGCATCCAAAATCGACGCCCTCATGCCCTGGAACTTCAGGTCAAACGCCCTCAGCTAA
- the tnpB gene encoding IS66 family insertion sequence element accessory protein TnpB, with protein sequence MIGLGVVVYVSCQPVDFRKGAASLMVLVRDGGLDPFNGALYVFRSKRADRVRIVWWDGSGVCLYSKTLEEQGFCWPALSAARIRLDHSQLMALLAGMDWKKIRPTKVRRPLLTG encoded by the coding sequence ATGATTGGCCTGGGTGTCGTCGTTTACGTGTCGTGCCAGCCCGTCGACTTTCGTAAAGGTGCCGCATCCCTGATGGTGCTTGTCCGGGATGGCGGCCTCGACCCGTTCAACGGCGCGCTTTACGTGTTTCGGTCGAAACGTGCGGACCGTGTTCGGATCGTGTGGTGGGATGGCAGCGGCGTTTGTCTCTATTCGAAGACGCTTGAGGAGCAAGGCTTTTGCTGGCCTGCCCTATCGGCGGCTCGCATTCGCCTGGACCATTCGCAGCTGATGGCTCTTCTGGCCGGGATGGACTGGAAGAAGATCCGTCCGACAAAGGTGCGGCGACCCTTGCTGACGGGATGA
- a CDS encoding transposase: protein MSESMNQDRVFEVLTAAPVRTRRRLRDWSVDEKARLISQTLLPGANVSAIARSAGVDPSQLYGWRRQARASGAVKAMPVAHDEVKFARVEAAGNWAVEIVIRDTVVRVGGDIDADHLTVILRAVRKA from the coding sequence ATGAGCGAGAGTATGAATCAAGATCGAGTTTTTGAGGTTTTGACGGCAGCGCCGGTGCGGACGAGGCGCAGGCTACGTGATTGGTCGGTCGACGAGAAGGCACGACTGATTTCCCAGACGCTGTTGCCTGGTGCGAATGTTTCGGCGATTGCGCGTTCTGCCGGGGTTGACCCTTCGCAGCTTTATGGATGGCGGCGACAGGCCCGGGCATCCGGGGCGGTCAAAGCCATGCCCGTTGCGCACGATGAGGTGAAGTTTGCGCGCGTCGAGGCGGCTGGCAACTGGGCTGTGGAGATTGTCATTCGGGATACGGTTGTCCGCGTTGGCGGCGACATCGATGCGGATCATCTGACCGTGATACTGAGGGCGGTGCGCAAAGCATGA
- a CDS encoding helix-turn-helix domain-containing protein, with amino-acid sequence MPKVVEIKPSHTPAELRRLAASGKDANQSRRLLSIAAALDGMSRAEAAKIGGMDRQTLRDWAHRFNEQGPAELKDNRRRGNPRRLSQAQLVELSEIVETGPNRAVDGVVRWRRIDLQRKRVGNPTYLLVF; translated from the coding sequence ATGCCGAAGGTTGTCGAGATCAAGCCGAGCCATACTCCCGCCGAGCTGCGCCGCCTGGCGGCATCGGGCAAGGATGCGAACCAAAGTCGACGATTGCTGTCCATCGCTGCGGCGCTGGACGGGATGAGCCGGGCGGAGGCCGCCAAGATCGGCGGCATGGACCGCCAGACGCTACGGGACTGGGCGCATCGGTTTAATGAGCAAGGCCCTGCCGAGTTGAAGGACAACCGTCGCCGGGGGAACCCAAGACGTCTGTCGCAGGCGCAACTGGTGGAGCTGTCCGAGATCGTCGAGACCGGCCCCAACCGCGCTGTAGACGGCGTGGTGCGCTGGCGGCGGATCGACCTGCAACGTAAGCGTGTAGGCAACCCCACGTATCTTTTGGTGTTCTGA
- a CDS encoding WGR domain-containing protein, with translation MQLDMFPTRIRLQCIDPAKNKRRFYLMQVQPTLFGGWELVREWGRIGRAGRVRHDPYCSAGMALDALSALKREKGRRGYC, from the coding sequence ATGCAGCTCGATATGTTCCCGACACGCATCCGACTTCAGTGCATCGATCCGGCCAAAAACAAGCGCCGATTCTACCTGATGCAGGTCCAACCCACTCTCTTTGGTGGATGGGAGCTGGTCCGCGAATGGGGACGCATCGGCCGTGCAGGGAGGGTGCGTCACGATCCGTATTGCTCCGCAGGGATGGCGCTCGATGCCCTGTCCGCACTCAAGCGGGAGAAGGGGCGGCGAGGATACTGCTGA
- a CDS encoding recombinase family protein → MYRSGRCVRTTGENAGPASAPAYAARASRGRTSCAPYVVRDFGGRLAGQLAGGGAHDGSPTVMDGGRLVFHIFGSLAEFERGVIRERTKAGLSAARARGRVGGRPVKLTGDDLKAAKALLGDPTITVADVAKRLGVSPATLYRHLPAARSTMQETEGD, encoded by the coding sequence ATGTATCGAAGCGGTCGGTGCGTCCGCACTACAGGCGAAAATGCCGGACCAGCTTCTGCGCCTGCATATGCTGCGCGAGCATCTCGCGGTAGAACGTCTTGCGCGCCATACGTCGTCCGGGATTTCGGCGGCAGGCTCGCAGGTCAGCTTGCCGGCGGAGGCGCGCACGACGGCTCGCCAACCGTCATGGACGGCGGCCGCCTAGTGTTTCACATTTTCGGTTCACTGGCGGAATTCGAAAGAGGGGTCATCCGAGAGCGCACTAAGGCTGGGCTGAGTGCTGCTCGTGCACGGGGCAGGGTAGGCGGTCGCCCCGTGAAGCTGACGGGAGATGACCTGAAGGCTGCAAAGGCGCTGCTCGGCGATCCGACAATCACCGTCGCGGATGTCGCCAAGAGACTGGGCGTCTCACCCGCGACGCTCTATCGGCACCTGCCAGCGGCACGTTCAACGATGCAGGAAACGGAGGGCGATTAA
- a CDS encoding type II toxin-antitoxin system VapC family toxin — MIAVDTSALMAILLDEPEADACMAVLTSSSRTAISAGTVAECLIVAGRRNVGEEMAALIDGIGFEVISVTPASARRVAEAYAHWGKGVHEAGLNFGDCFSYEVARELGCPLLYVGQDFARTDLASALQAG, encoded by the coding sequence ATGATCGCGGTCGATACCTCCGCCCTGATGGCCATCCTGCTGGATGAGCCGGAAGCCGATGCGTGCATGGCCGTCTTGACCAGCAGCTCGAGGACCGCAATCTCGGCTGGCACCGTCGCTGAATGCCTGATCGTGGCGGGGCGCCGCAATGTCGGTGAAGAAATGGCCGCGCTCATCGACGGCATCGGCTTCGAGGTCATCAGTGTGACGCCAGCTTCAGCACGGCGTGTCGCAGAAGCCTATGCGCACTGGGGCAAGGGTGTGCACGAGGCTGGCCTCAACTTCGGGGATTGTTTTTCTTATGAGGTCGCGCGCGAATTGGGCTGCCCACTGCTCTATGTCGGTCAGGACTTTGCGCGCACCGATCTGGCCAGCGCCCTTCAGGCAGGTTGA
- a CDS encoding type II toxin-antitoxin system prevent-host-death family antitoxin, protein MHVSVSEAKGQLTELVRRAEAGDEIVLTRHGQPAVRLVPVRSMPEPMARHQLLDSLRRKASAKATPGLSAARSQDELYGEDGLPE, encoded by the coding sequence ATGCACGTGTCGGTAAGCGAGGCGAAGGGTCAGTTGACCGAACTGGTCCGGCGCGCCGAAGCTGGCGATGAAATCGTGTTGACCCGCCACGGTCAGCCTGCCGTGCGGCTCGTGCCCGTGAGGTCCATGCCCGAGCCCATGGCGCGTCATCAGCTGCTCGACAGCCTGCGCCGCAAGGCCTCCGCCAAGGCGACGCCGGGCTTGAGTGCTGCACGCAGCCAGGATGAGCTCTACGGCGAGGACGGTCTGCCAGAATGA
- a CDS encoding tyrosine-type recombinase/integrase, translated as MTSPSNSHPGSAPAAGAVSGQALICGYLADNPKLSAGALSAARHFLKWVADQHIAIRDLDTAAISRFARHRCRCGRYSATQLRDPAYITEVRRFLRYLEDTGHVAIPDEVARLGPHLACFSACLADQGYGKVTYNARMSQARHFAEWALQRRIPSSHIDNDLIEQFAHHDCQCGIKTKRGKRVEGTGNRDRRRGARAFVSFLRVEGSIPVALATELPADPRLADFAAWMRRERGATSETIRRYQQELGRWLMKLGSEPQGITAAVVRSIVLDQGEDRSRSSVRMTITVLRTFLRFMIGEGLCAPSLLHAVPSGVRRRLSTVPKTIPASTIEEIVASCGTGTAVEVRDRAIILLLARMALRAGDIWQLHLRDIDWRASRLRLHGKSRRGVFMPLPQDVGDALLAYIEDARPVVASDRVFLRVQAPFTPFRSSAEIAGIVSRVLSRGGFVGLPTGAHVFRHSLASTWLRGGAELDQIGAALRHVSRDTTAIYAKVDVDMLGAMAQPWPGYSA; from the coding sequence ATGACCTCCCCCTCCAACTCTCACCCCGGCAGCGCGCCAGCCGCCGGGGCTGTCAGCGGCCAAGCACTTATTTGCGGTTATCTTGCGGATAATCCCAAGTTGTCTGCTGGCGCGCTCAGCGCGGCCCGGCATTTCCTGAAGTGGGTCGCCGACCAGCATATCGCGATCAGGGATCTTGATACTGCGGCGATTAGTCGTTTTGCGCGACACCGCTGCCGGTGCGGCCGCTATAGCGCCACGCAGTTGCGGGACCCCGCTTACATCACCGAGGTCCGGAGGTTTCTTCGCTATCTGGAAGATACCGGCCATGTGGCCATTCCAGACGAGGTTGCCCGGCTTGGCCCGCATTTGGCCTGCTTTTCCGCGTGCCTTGCTGACCAAGGCTACGGCAAGGTCACCTACAACGCCCGCATGAGTCAGGCGCGGCATTTTGCGGAATGGGCTCTGCAGCGACGTATTCCGTCCAGCCATATCGATAACGACCTGATTGAGCAGTTTGCCCATCACGACTGCCAGTGCGGGATCAAGACCAAACGCGGCAAGCGGGTCGAGGGCACCGGCAATAGGGATCGCCGCCGTGGTGCCCGCGCCTTCGTGTCTTTCCTCAGAGTAGAAGGATCGATCCCGGTCGCGTTGGCCACTGAACTACCTGCCGATCCACGCCTCGCCGATTTTGCCGCTTGGATGCGCCGGGAGCGCGGCGCCACGTCCGAGACGATCAGGCGCTATCAGCAAGAGTTGGGCCGCTGGCTGATGAAGCTTGGATCGGAACCGCAGGGGATCACCGCTGCGGTCGTCCGCTCGATCGTTCTGGATCAAGGCGAGGACCGCTCCCGATCGTCAGTCCGCATGACGATAACAGTCTTGCGCACATTCTTGCGATTCATGATCGGCGAGGGGTTGTGTGCTCCGTCGCTGCTTCATGCGGTGCCGTCAGGGGTGCGACGCAGGCTTTCGACCGTCCCAAAGACGATCCCGGCTTCGACCATCGAAGAGATCGTCGCGTCCTGCGGCACAGGCACAGCGGTTGAGGTGCGGGACCGCGCCATCATCCTGCTTCTCGCGCGGATGGCCTTGCGGGCTGGCGATATCTGGCAACTCCATCTCCGCGACATCGACTGGCGCGCGAGCAGGTTGCGATTGCACGGCAAAAGCCGACGTGGGGTGTTTATGCCTTTACCGCAAGACGTCGGTGATGCGCTGCTCGCCTATATCGAGGACGCCCGGCCGGTGGTTGCATCCGATCGAGTCTTCTTGCGCGTCCAAGCCCCTTTCACCCCATTTCGTTCATCGGCCGAGATCGCCGGTATCGTCTCTCGAGTCCTTTCCCGCGGCGGTTTCGTCGGCCTTCCGACCGGCGCACATGTGTTTCGGCATTCACTGGCTTCGACATGGCTGCGCGGTGGCGCGGAACTGGATCAGATTGGGGCCGCGCTGCGCCACGTGTCACGCGACACAACCGCAATCTACGCCAAGGTCGATGTCGATATGCTCGGGGCGATGGCCCAGCCTTGGCCGGGGTATTCAGCATGA
- a CDS encoding IS630 family transposase (programmed frameshift): MPKVVEIKPSHTPAELRRLAASGKDANQSRRLLSIAAALDGMSRAEAAKIGGMDRQTLRDWAHRFNEQGPAGLKDNRRRGNPRRLSQAQLVELSEIVETGPNRAVDGVVRWRRIDLQRVIADKFKIAYHQRSIGKLLKHLGFSHISARPRHPGQDGEVIAAFKKNWPNTLAAHIKGVTRKTKIEIWFQDEARIGQKNGLVRQWARRGTRPTQPADQRYENAYLFGAICPERGVGAALALPHADTDMMQLHIDEISLHVAKGAHAVLLLDRAGWHITGDLNWPKNITPILLPSRAPELNPVENIWQYLRANYLSNRVFETYADIINAACEAWNRLTERPDVITSIGMRHWAQTGQL, encoded by the exons ATGCCGAAGGTTGTCGAGATCAAGCCGAGCCATACTCCCGCCGAGCTGCGCCGCCTGGCGGCATCGGGCAAGGATGCGAACCAAAGTCGACGATTGCTGTCCATCGCTGCGGCGCTGGACGGGATGAGCCGGGCGGAGGCCGCCAAGATCGGCGGCATGGACCGCCAGACGCTACGGGACTGGGCGCATCGGTTTAATGAGCAAGGCCCTGCCGGGTTGAAGGACAACCGTCGCCGGGGGAACCCAAGACGTCTGTCGCAGGCGCAACTGGTGGAGCTGTCCGAGATCGTCGAGACCGGCCCCAACCGCGCTGTAGACGGCGTGGTGCGCTGGCGGCGGATCGACCTGCAACGTGTCATCGCGGACAAGTTCAAGATCGCGTATCACCAGCGCAGCATCGGCAAGCTGCTGAAGCACCTGGGCTTCTCGCACATCAGCGCCCGGCCACGGCATCCCGGGCAAGATGGCGAGGTCATCGCGGCTTTTA AAAAAAACTGGCCCAACACGCTCGCGGCGCACATCAAGGGCGTGACGCGCAAGACGAAGATCGAGATCTGGTTTCAGGATGAGGCCCGCATCGGCCAGAAGAACGGGCTCGTCCGGCAATGGGCGAGGCGCGGCACAAGACCTACCCAGCCTGCCGACCAACGCTATGAGAACGCCTATCTCTTCGGTGCCATCTGCCCCGAAAGAGGCGTGGGCGCGGCCCTCGCTTTGCCCCATGCTGACACCGACATGATGCAACTGCATATCGACGAGATATCCCTGCACGTCGCCAAAGGCGCTCATGCCGTGCTGCTGCTGGATCGAGCCGGATGGCACATCACCGGCGACCTGAACTGGCCGAAGAACATCACGCCGATCCTGCTGCCCTCGCGCGCGCCGGAACTGAACCCCGTGGAGAATATCTGGCAGTATCTGCGTGCCAACTACCTCTCGAACCGCGTCTTCGAGACATACGCCGACATCATCAATGCAGCCTGCGAGGCCTGGAACAGGCTCACCGAAAGGCCCGACGTCATCACATCAATCGGGATGCGCCACTGGGCGCAAACAGGTCAGTTGTAA
- a CDS encoding tyrosine-type recombinase/integrase yields the protein MREFAAFAADRTDPHVTAALILEWAGRAATPNSAQDRYDQARAFAMFLHSEDVQHEVPVAGLFGRSRRRRPAPHILSQDQINGILTEALLVPGLSPISPQTYHTLFGLLASTGLRISEALSLRCDDLTEDGLMIRKGKFGKSRLVPLHASTRAVMERYLDQRRIVRDAGHDLFVLGHGHAPTATRAHVVFVRIVRKLGYRNPTGPGPRLHDLRHTFAVRSLETCGTDPQSVLRHMRALSTYLGHVDIANTYWYLEATPVLLQMIAARAEETWIGGAA from the coding sequence TTGCGCGAGTTCGCCGCATTTGCTGCTGACCGGACCGATCCGCATGTAACCGCGGCACTAATCCTCGAGTGGGCAGGCAGGGCGGCCACGCCTAATTCTGCACAAGACCGATATGATCAGGCCCGCGCCTTCGCGATGTTCCTGCATTCAGAGGACGTGCAGCACGAGGTTCCAGTGGCAGGGTTGTTCGGCCGGTCAAGGCGCCGCCGACCCGCTCCCCACATCCTGTCGCAAGACCAGATCAATGGCATCCTGACGGAGGCACTGCTGGTTCCCGGCCTGTCCCCGATCAGCCCACAGACCTATCACACGCTGTTCGGATTGCTGGCCTCGACAGGTCTGCGCATCTCGGAAGCATTGTCCCTGCGTTGCGACGACCTGACGGAAGATGGGCTGATGATCCGCAAGGGCAAATTTGGCAAGAGCCGTCTCGTCCCTCTTCACGCCTCGACCCGTGCAGTGATGGAGCGTTATCTCGATCAGCGGCGCATCGTCCGTGATGCTGGTCATGACCTTTTCGTGCTCGGGCACGGTCACGCACCGACGGCGACGAGAGCACACGTGGTCTTCGTACGGATTGTGCGCAAGCTCGGTTACCGCAATCCGACTGGTCCCGGCCCCCGGCTACACGATTTGCGCCATACCTTCGCGGTTCGGTCCCTGGAGACCTGCGGAACTGATCCGCAGTCCGTCCTGCGGCACATGCGGGCCCTGAGCACCTATCTCGGCCATGTCGATATCGCCAATACCTATTGGTATCTCGAAGCCACGCCTGTCTTGTTGCAAATGATTGCGGCAAGGGCGGAAGAGACGTGGATCGGGGGTGCAGCATGA
- a CDS encoding site-specific integrase: MTPLAPDLSSFLQKHLPDERGASQHTIAAYAHAFTLLLRFAAKRLKRQPSDLAIEDLDVRLIRAFLEYIEEGRANTVRSRNARLAAIKAFFRFLEPRRPACLEQAMMVRALPVKRTDVKLIDYLTKDEVRALLAAPDGRAPAGLRDRAMLHLAYAAGLRASELLAVRMDDFPKGSFANIRVLGKGRRERVLPLWKETQAAIRAWLAVRPNDLGPELFLNHDGGPMTRDGFAYRLRQHVSAAERTTPSIADKHVTPHVLRHSCAMHTLQATGDVRKVALWLGHASLQTTEMYLRADPTEKLALLEAHHAPLIKPGKFRPPSDKLMAILAAATGTKTRR, translated from the coding sequence ATGACCCCGCTCGCGCCTGACCTGTCATCTTTCCTGCAAAAGCATCTGCCCGACGAACGTGGCGCCAGCCAACATACCATCGCCGCCTATGCCCACGCGTTCACCCTCCTGCTACGGTTTGCGGCCAAACGCCTTAAACGACAGCCTTCTGACCTTGCGATCGAGGATCTCGACGTCAGACTGATCAGGGCCTTTCTCGAGTACATCGAAGAAGGTCGGGCCAATACCGTGCGATCCCGCAATGCCCGGCTGGCAGCCATCAAGGCATTTTTCCGCTTCCTTGAGCCACGGCGTCCAGCCTGCCTCGAACAGGCGATGATGGTGAGAGCGCTGCCCGTCAAACGCACGGATGTAAAGCTGATCGACTACCTGACGAAGGACGAGGTGCGCGCCTTGCTTGCGGCCCCAGACGGCAGAGCGCCGGCTGGGCTGCGTGATCGGGCGATGCTTCACCTGGCCTATGCCGCAGGACTGCGGGCGTCTGAACTTCTCGCGGTTCGGATGGACGATTTCCCGAAGGGATCGTTCGCCAATATCCGGGTGCTCGGGAAGGGGCGGCGGGAACGGGTGCTGCCGCTCTGGAAGGAGACACAAGCAGCCATTCGGGCTTGGCTCGCCGTCCGTCCCAATGATCTCGGGCCGGAACTGTTCCTGAACCACGATGGCGGCCCGATGACACGGGATGGTTTTGCCTACCGGCTCCGCCAACATGTTTCCGCGGCGGAACGCACGACCCCTTCGATTGCCGACAAGCACGTGACCCCGCATGTGCTGCGGCACAGCTGCGCCATGCACACGCTGCAGGCTACAGGTGATGTCCGCAAGGTCGCCCTTTGGCTGGGTCATGCCAGCCTCCAGACGACCGAGATGTACTTGCGCGCGGACCCGACCGAGAAGCTCGCCCTTCTCGAAGCGCATCATGCCCCACTGATCAAGCCGGGCAAGTTCCGGCCGCCGTCTGACAAGCTGATGGCAATCCTTGCGGCCGCGACGGGCACGAAGACCCGGCGATGA